The bacterium genome contains the following window.
CTGCGCCCACGGCGGTCGGCGGGGTTACGACCGACAGCCGGAAGGTGGCGCCCGGGCATCTCTTCGTCGCGCTGCGGGGCCCCAGTACCGACGGGCACCAGTTCGTGGAGGATGCGTTAGCGCGCGGCGCCGTGCTGTGCGTGGTCGCCGCCGCGTCGGCGGGAGCCGGCCCTGCAGCATCAGGTCCTGTAGCATCCGGCCCGGTGCTCGTGGTGGAAGACCCGCTGCGCGCGCTGGGCGCGATCGCCGCCCTGCACCGGCGCACGCTGCCTACCACCGTGGTCGGCATTACCGGCAGCGTGGGCAAGACCACGACGGTCGGTCTCTGCGCAGAGGTCCTGGCCGTGCGCTTCAACGCGGCCCGCTCCGCGGAGTCCTGGAACGCGGAGCTGGGCGTGGCCCTCGCGCTGTTGGGACTGGACCGGGGAGTCGAGGTCGCGGTCATCGAGATGGCGATGCGCGGCCTGGGACAGATCAGGGAGCTCGTCGAGATGGCGCTTCCCCGCATCGGCGCGGTCACCACCATAGGCGACACCCATCTAGAACTGCTGGGCACGCGCGAGAACATCGCCGCGGCCAAGGCCGAGCTGCTGGAGGGATTACCCGCGGACGGCACCGCGATCGTCAACGCCGACGAGCCCCTGACCGAGCGGCTGGTGCGGGATGTTCGGTGTCCCGTCGTCCGGGTCGGCCTCTCTCCGGAGGCAGACGTGCGCGCCACCGATATAAGGTGCACCCCTGACGGCTGCGCCTTCGTGCTCGACATCGGAGGGCAGCTCGGAGGGCAGCAGGGAGACGTGACCCTGTCGCTCCCGGGCACTCACCAGGTGCGCAACGCGCTGGTAGCCGCGGCCGTGGGCCACGCGTTCGGGCTGGGGTTGCACGAGATCGCAGCAGGGCTTGCCCGCGCACGCCAGGCGAAGATGCGGCAGGAGATCATCCT
Protein-coding sequences here:
- the murF gene encoding UDP-N-acetylmuramoyl-tripeptide--D-alanyl-D-alanine ligase translates to MHLAVSDIVSATGGRLVLPPGVAAPTAVGGVTTDSRKVAPGHLFVALRGPSTDGHQFVEDALARGAVLCVVAAASAGAGPAASGPVASGPVLVVEDPLRALGAIAALHRRTLPTTVVGITGSVGKTTTVGLCAEVLAVRFNAARSAESWNAELGVALALLGLDRGVEVAVIEMAMRGLGQIRELVEMALPRIGAVTTIGDTHLELLGTRENIAAAKAELLEGLPADGTAIVNADEPLTERLVRDVRCPVVRVGLSPEADVRATDIRCTPDGCAFVLDIGGQLGGQQGDVTLSLPGTHQVRNALVAAAVGHAFGLGLHEIAAGLARARQAKMRQEIILLGEMLVVDDTYNASPQSMQAAFDVVVLAGPARRRVLALGEMLELGPDSPEFHRRVGRQAAELQPALLLAVGPNARWYLEGAADAGLAPGAAAWAGTTEEAIPLLRRAVRPGDVVLIKGSRGIEMERVLEGLRAGMEATPP